In Acanthopagrus latus isolate v.2019 chromosome 6, fAcaLat1.1, whole genome shotgun sequence, the genomic window TTTAGGGTGTAGAGGGCAgtttgttatgtgtgtgttacctgccGTAGCTGGGCCAGGCCTCTGAGGATCTCCTGCTGTcggggtgtgtgtttgttacgGAGCAGCTCCGGGTGGAGGAGAGGATCCCGATGTGAGGGatcaggaggagctgctgatgagGAAAAAGTCTAGTTTACTTACAGTTTATGGAACTCAGGTCaccagtgactgacaggtgttgGACTGTTTCTTTTACATTGTAATTTTACGGTTAATAAAAGAGTTTTCTGGAAGTTCTTTCtcttcaaaacagaaaaaaatggaaagaaatccATTAATTACAGAATAACGAACATTACAAAACCCCTAACAAAAAGGTGAGAATCCTTCaactgcaagtgtgtgtgtgtgtgtgtgtgtgtgtgtgtgtgtgtgtgtgtgtctaacctGTGCGTATGTGGGGTGGTGGTGTGTCAGCAGACTCCAGTGGATCCAGGTTAAAGACTTCATCAGTCCGGACGTAAGGAATGAACTCcaggactggaggaggaggaggaggagtggtggaggtggaggaggtcgGCGCCTGCTGACTCTGAActctgtgtctgacagcagggaCCGGAGGAgagcgccccctgcaggagaCAACGACACCAGACATTAAAACAGAGGAGTCACTTCACCATCTGGAGcaacagagctgctgactggacgggtttttatttacacaataaaaatgtgtacatGGGTTTTCACAGCTAACTGTCAACACTGCCACAAGTTACACCAAACTACCAATAGTTACTGTAAAGCTTTTAAATTACCTAAAAGTAAAACCAGgaaacactttttgttttttcatgtatgCAAAATTCAAGCAGGGTCAGTGTTCAATTGGTACATTTCCAATAATGCACTTCTTATTAATTGTGAAGCTTGTGTAGCCTCTATTGTCTTAAAGTCAATGAGCAGCATCACAGCtgtacagaaatgtgaaattacaGGTAACTACAATATTAATATTAGTTGTAACAAAGTGGTAATTTAAGATCTTTGTATTTCCTGGAAAATACTTGGATATTATGAAACAACAGACCTATAAAACAAAGTATTACCTCTctaaagataaagaaaacagtcaaGATTTCAACAGTTAAGtcaaaacttaaaacaaaacaaaacaaaaagtcatgTAATTCGACTCCTGGACTGCTTCAGTTTAACCTATTTTCTGAGAGATACAACTTTTTATAGATTATAACAAGGTTAGGATGAATCTTCCTCTGTTTTAGAGTCTCCTTTGCGAGTCAGGggtttaataataataataataataacaataataacaataataataataataataataataataataatgataataatatagCTGCAGTCAGAGCTTCTCACCTTTCACTGTTGATGGCTGTGGAGACGTCGTGTCCCCTGGAAACGTTTTCCACCTGCAACAACAGTCACCAAGGGAAGAAACAGGTTTGTCAAACAAAATTATGGACCTGAAGATAATGGGAAAGTTTTAGATTAAATAAAttaagaccaaaaaaaacaaagcttttcagAAGCAGGAGGCCACTTACCTTCCTGGTGGGACTGGTTCTGGTCTGCGTGGGGTTGGAGCAGAGGTtctgaggaagagagggaggaagaagaggaggaggagggttggcTCTGGGCACACAGGTCCTCTCCTGCAGAGTGAGGAGCTCCGCCTGCCTCTTCATCCGACTCTCCTGTctgttcctctgcagggaggCCGGGTAACGTGCTGAGGCTGGAATGAACTGACGACTGGGCCTGgaggaacagaacagaataCTGACAGACTGGAACTGAGCTTTTTGGTGGATTTCCTTCTTGTAGACAATATGGAGGTCATAGCAGATATGTTTCTGAATAGGCACCTACCTCTGTGTGTTCCACTCCGGCCTCCTCTtgtctttcctgtttctctctgtcctggcaAATGCCTCATATGGGTCTCCTccacttccacttcctcctcctccacctcctccagtaAGACAGATGTTCTCCTTGCCTGTTCTCAACGCTCGGGTCCTGCTGTtaggaggagcagcagcagcagacagagatggaggcgGCTGGAACTGAGCAGAGACGTGAGGTGTCTGAACTCTGTCGGCTGTGGGCGCGAGAGAAGGAGCTGcttctacacacacatgcacacagaaaagataaatattaacACATCAGCTTTTGCAAAATGATGatataaacaaaccaaatcatgctaacagtgtgtgtgagagtaaaGAAGAAGAACCTTTGGTTACCTGTAATTTCCTCTCTGATGGATCATTTTAACAacataatatgtaatatttctgCGTCAAATGGCTAAAAAATTACGGGACATTTGTTATAAAAGTGCATTTCATTTAGTCACTTGTTGCCATAAATTCCAGTAAACATCAAGTGATACGTCACAGAGTTAGAAgcaaaataaactgaatgtaatgtgaatacaattttaaaacattacttCTCGACACGTCTGAGtcacatgagaaaaaaatgttcatcagttATGGTGGTTATATATGgtttaacaatgaaaacagcacGTTATGTTGCTCTTACAGAATATTTCTAAAATAATTTAACAGCAGCTTTGGGAATGGCTACATGAGATACAGCCAACtgagaataaaaaatataaaatcagcAGAAATTAACTGTAAACCGCCTGCAAACAGTTTATAGTTGTGTTACCTGTCTGGACTGCAGTGTCTCTGTAGGTGGAGGCTGAACTGCTGCCCTCCTCCAAACACTCGCCCTGTCTtgtcactgctggacacacacacacaaacacacacacagttagtaCAGTTGTTATGTTGCATCAAAATATGTACACCTTTCAATTCTTGTCCGTTTCATGATCGCACAAATATTAACTTTAATGAAcctgatgtgtttatgttttttttccctcaggtgTCTCATGGAGCAAAGCACCTCGACCATGTTCTTGGGGCCAGTttttgtactgtgtgtgttttggtctgTATAGCAGCAACACTGCAGAAGCTCTGCTCACCGCTGGGCTCCAGAATCTCTTGATGTCGGTCGTCATCATGATCTTTGTGTGGCTGCTCGGCCTGATGGCTCAACTGCTCCTGGAGGACAGAGGTTGATAGAAAACAGTTCAGTGACGGTGTGGAGAAAATTAGCCTGGTGGAGAATCGAGCACTtcttgcctgtgtgtgtgtgtgtgtgtgtgtgcatgcgttcttcaccttcttcctctgtgtgtccagCTCGTACCGTCTCTCCAGCATCTCTCTTTCCAGTgccactctcctctcttccctctcctcctcctctctcctcctcgcctgTTCTTGCTCCCTCTGTCGCCGCCGCTCCTCCATCTGGGCTTCGATTGCTCGCTGgaggacacaggaggaagaatAACAGCTACAATCTTTTGGTATTCAAAGTCtattcctcctttcctctctcctcctgctcctcatcctcttacctgctgctccagctgtttgagcctcctcctctctctctcctctatcTGGGCGGGGTCCAGCAGGGCGGTCATGGTCCTCAGATGGCTGGatgaaaaacacaggagaacaACACTAAACATTTACTCATTTACATGTGGGGCTATGTCCAGACCTCTGATCCACTGACAGCATCTTTGATTTGTTGAGTCcctgttgaagtgtccttgagcaagatgctgaaccccaaatagctcctgatgtgctggtggaaactttgcatggcagccaccacgATCAGTGTATAAacgtatgtatgaattactagCCTTGGACAAAAGCGtttgctaaatgccctaaatggAAAATGACCTGCTCATTGAAGGCCCCAGTCAAAAGTTGTTTTATGTCATATCATCAACAGTCCACTTCATCAATAGATAATTATGTTGATTTTACAGGAATATATCTATAAACTGTCaaagcagttattttttttgttcattgttgGACTGTACCTGGCTCTGGTCGGGTATCCGCTGGTCATATCTATGCTGGCTCCCCCGACGCTCTCTGCTCCACAGCTGCTCATGGCCTCCCACACCAGAGACAGGCTGGACGTGGGCTCCCACTCCCCTCGATCAGAGACATTACACGgtgctggaggtggagctgatggagctgcagtCTGGATGGGAGGCCTTCTGTGCAGCGAGTCAAAGTGTGTGGCCCAGAGCTCGTGGTCCTCTGTCTGTAGAGACACAGAACATAAAGTCATcaacagaaataacaaacaaaaactctccTGTCTGGTTTCTACTGTGTCTCCATTTTATCTTCCTCTGGTTTTTACTCTACCTGTCTCTGCAGCACCTTCTCTCGTCTCCTGCGCTCAGtcgcctcctctctctgatggtccagctcctccagccagcgtctcctctgctcctctctcctctccacattCAGCACATCCTCCATCGGAGTGACCTCCTACAGagacaacacagaacacacttcagttttattaaaaaatgttttaaagttttcatgAAGACAGTCAGATGGTGATTTTGATGgcttaatcatcatcattatctaaCAAATCTGGTTCACATAATTATTTAAACATGGCTCATAGAATAGGATTTACCCCGAGTCTGAGGCTGGATCTGACGGCTGCAGGAAGTTCTCTGTGGCTGATGGAGCTCTGAACTGATAACACACTTTCTGTGTCCTCCTCAGCCTGAAACAGATTTTCACAGGCTGAAGTTTTTTGTCTTTGGTTCCACGTCtcataaatcaaacactgtACGTCATCATGTTTATCACAGCTTTGGTTTCTCAAGTAACAACATCATAAAGTCAGTGAACATATTAGGTtataaatgatgtaaaataGTCAACACAACCAGGATTCAATACAAGATATGTTGCACTATTGTTTCTCCACtattgttgttaaatgttgAGCCTCTATGTTAGTGGgaacatgtttctttctttttacttcaaaaaaaaaaatatctgctgtaCCTGCAGTCTGCCAGGAGCcgaacactgctgctgctgcttcagtgcCACTTGTtcatctaacacacacacacacacacacacacacacacaaacaattatCTTACAAGATTGCTGCTAACTGTTATTCTTATCATCAACTGTATCTTGTGTCAGTGAACTCATCTGTACCCAGCCAATATTGctaatctctctctccccaccagAGAAAAGCAGGGATGGATTTTTGTGTAGGATTATACATTTGGAATGAGGcttgtgttttgtattgatCATCTTTCTGACATTTGAAAGCATGTTTTTGTAAAGGTTTGACGACTAgttcaataaattaattatggTAGAAAACTAATTGGCATGAATCAAACGCAATGGTTTGTAGTGAAATTATTATCTTATAATTGTACAATTATTGTATAATTGTACAAATTTAAAGCTAAAGCTGGTGTTAATACTGTtataacatgtttgtgtgagtatACCTAGTTCTCTCCGCCACTGAGCCTTCTTGGCGTCGATGGCCGCTCTGCTCTCTGACTGTTTCTCTTCCAGCCAGCTGAACAGACATCCAGACGAcctgaacaacagcagcaacattctgctctgaaaacagatttctaaaAACACATCGCCACACTATGGCAGCATACTGACCCTGGCCTGTAGCAATAATGCAGACAGGtcttgaaaacaacattttctgagtcctgtacatttattgttatcaataaaataaacataacagtgtcttatttacagtatgtaacTGCATCCTCAACAAATTTATTTGTGGAGCAAACAAACACCTGTTGAGGTGGAGTCCTCACCTGCTTTCTTTATCCTGTGAGCTTCCAGTTGTGTCAATTCCTCCTCcgtctttctccttctctcttcctaCATTGACTGAAGCACCAGAATCTGAGTCTATTTGATTTTctaacagagaaaaagacatgaaGTTGTACATTATTTTGACAAAGAGGGAAAGTGTCCCTTAATTTCACTCCATCCCTACCGTTCTGGGTCCTCTGGTCCTGTGGTGGGTCTTGGCCATTGCTGGTGGTCTGGACAGTGTTGAGGATCTGCTGTAGCTGCTCACTGGTCAGACACACCACACTGTCTTTCTGTCCTGTGTCTCGACTGGTCAGCGTGTCCTTTACCTTCCCACCCGTTCGTGTCCCTGTGTTCTGAGGCTGTCCTGTTTTGCCATTGGCTCTCAGGGAGCTGACAgcagtgctgtgtttttgtctgtccaACTTCACCTTCAGCCCAGAAAGAAGGcagaaaagaggcagaaaaaatgcattttattttcaataaatttGATCTTAAAATGAAATGGGATGCAATATGAAACATTAAACTTACCTTAGCCTCAACTTTGATGCTTCCCCCTTTCAGCTCATTTGTCTTGGATGATGTCAGAGTGGTGCTCTTCCTCCCGGTGTTGGAGATGGTTGCTACTCCTGCCTTACTTTTGGTTTCTTTGTGTCTCCCTGCCTGCTGTCGGGCTGGACGCTGCTctccctgcacctcctccacacaGGACGGCTGCCTGGAGCTCAGGATGTTCGCCGCTCTGGGCCTGCAGGACAGCTGCAgggaataaaaaataatttaatcatagAAGATAATTCCTGCACTGTTTGATTTTTCCCAAACAACATTCCTTTCTATTAGAAAACATCAATATGTGCTGTACACTGCAATATGATATCTCATGGCCAGACTGTCAGAATGATTCCTACCTTTGTTGGATTCTTCTCAATGCCTGAAGTGGAGGAAGGACATAAATATTAAACgtcgcacacacatacacacaaatgttaACGATCACTAAAACCTCTGAAAATGGTCTGAAAGAAGcgactgaaacaacaaaaataaaatttaaattttagaaaatgtaagTTTTACCACAGTTTTTAATGACCTTTATGGATATAAATGTTAACAAAACTAACTGAAAactatcaatattttttttttttttttagaaataaaaacaaataatcccatttaaaacatttcccgTGTAACTTCAacctggttatgaaacagtctcatttTTATACAAATGCCTCCATCTGGAGTTCATAAGCAAACCAGACTATCAGAGAGAAGAACAGCCATCTTTTGACAattaaaattgttatttttaatgactGTCACCGGGTCGGATTGGATTCCAATTTATCtgggttggaaaaaaaatcagaaaatctaaaattaaagaCTAAATAATGATTATTAATAGAAATTAGGAGCCTAGTAAGAAAAGCAAATAAGTGAGTGATATTTCCATGGAAAATAGTAAATCATAAAGCTGAGAGGTCTCACCATGACTGAGTAAAATCAACTTGGGTTTTCCATTTTCAAGTTCAAACAGCAGGCCGTCTCTGTTCACACAAATGGGAAACATCAGAGCaaaaagtggaaataaaacatacatttaattgTATTCTGTATTATGTGTAACGTAAAAGCAATGTTAACGTCTTGAACAGTcttaatatgtttatatttaaaagCTGTCTTACTGCAGAAAACTTTTATTGGACACTGATGAACTAAACTGAACGGACAGGGTTAATGTAGGACTCAACATATATAATGTATGATATTAATCAGTTTatatattcagtttgttcaaccttcatttattacatttacttaTGCCCACAGCTTTGTAACTTTGAATTTTGTTccagaaaaaaagattgaaaattTCTCAGAGGGACCAATGAAGGAGCATCTTATCTCTTATCTTAAATATGTGCTTGCCTGTGGTCATAATCAAACTGGTTGCTTTAAAATAAGAGTTTGCAGACTTCATCTTTGTGACAGATTATGTGGCAGAACAGGACAAACTGTATCATGTTGCCAGGTAATGACATTAGTTGTCACATGGTGcagcacagtaaaacaaagacacataatGGGTAAACACAGGCAATATTTCATATGGTGACAGATTTATATTCACTGGTCTGCTTTATAACTTGTCCTGGTTCATATGAACTGGCTTTGGTTGGTCAAAATGGCGCTTTAATAATGTTTTGGGAAGTTAACAGGAGCAGATCACACCTGCAGCTTATTAGTGGCAAGTCATATCATAGAAGTGTTAGTATAGTAAGTTACTTGTGCAAAGGGAGGTTTATCTGTTTCtattttcataatgttttgggttttttttgtttttttttgctgctgctgctgttgtcctCTTTGCGGGAACTCttataaaacattataataacGTTTACAGGTCGATATTTGACTGATTTCACCCTCATTTCTTGATGACAAACCACCATGAACCACAGCTACAACAGCATTGAGACATCTGCACGTGATAATCTATACGTTACTGTCTCATGTTTTACAGAAGGCATAAGCTCTTTGTTCAGTTCGATCAAGCTATGATTGTATTTCAATGCGACACATTCGCTCAACATGTTAGCCTAGCTAGCTACTGGTACTGTGAAAAAACACTCACCCGAGATTCATGCTGACAGGGGATATTCATAAAATGGCGGCACGTTAACCGTCAACTCcatgaacaacaaaaacagacagttaGTATCTAATGTCTGATTAAATAAAAGCGTTTCTGCTTTGCTCTGCTCAGCACTGATCGCACTGCCAGTCACACACGCCAGTTCCTGGTTGCTTAATTGTGTACGTTGGTTGCTAAACACGACCAAGAACGGCTTCACCGATTGGTCGATTCTTTTGATTGTGGCTTTAACGACCAATCAAACGTCTTCATTTGGACGGTACGTTAGAAGATGTTGCATTCAGGGCCACTGGGAATTTATTCAAAACCACGATAAATCAGATTACTGACGTTAATACTCGTTACTACCAGTGATGCGATGTAAATtggtacatttactcaaatactgtacataaatacatttaagagGTATTTGTATTTCccttttctgcttctttatatTCCCCCttctacattttggaggcaaatgtcGTACTTTTACCCCACCACTTGCATTTGATAACTTTCGTTACTTTGCAGTTTACATGCtaaatcagagccaaagtagtatttgaattattttaggTTGTAAGCAATCGGATAAAAAAATATTCCTCTGAAgcggaaaaatgctgaatatcgaATCCCTCGTATGCATTATATACACACTTAAGACTTACAGgacttacttttactttttatatttaagt contains:
- the ccdc66 gene encoding coiled-coil domain-containing protein 66 isoform X1, coding for MNLGDGLLFELENGKPKLILLSHGIEKNPTKLSCRPRAANILSSRQPSCVEEVQGEQRPARQQAGRHKETKSKAGVATISNTGRKSTTLTSSKTNELKGGSIKVEAKVKLDRQKHSTAVSSLRANGKTGQPQNTGTRTGGKVKDTLTSRDTGQKDSVVCLTSEQLQQILNTVQTTSNGQDPPQDQRTQNENQIDSDSGASVNVGREKEKDGGGIDTTGSSQDKESRSSGCLFSWLEEKQSESRAAIDAKKAQWRRELDEQVALKQQQQCSAPGRLQAEEDTESVLSVQSSISHRELPAAVRSSLRLGEVTPMEDVLNVERREEQRRRWLEELDHQREEATERRRREKVLQRQTEDHELWATHFDSLHRRPPIQTAAPSAPPPAPCNVSDRGEWEPTSSLSLVWEAMSSCGAESVGGASIDMTSGYPTRASHLRTMTALLDPAQIEERERRRLKQLEQQRAIEAQMEERRRQREQEQARRREEEEREERRVALEREMLERRYELDTQRKKEQLSHQAEQPHKDHDDDRHQEILEPSAVTRQGECLEEGSSSASTYRDTAVQTEAAPSLAPTADRVQTPHVSAQFQPPPSLSAAAAPPNSRTRALRTGKENICLTGGGGGGGSGSGGDPYEAFARTERNRKDKRRPEWNTQRPSRQFIPASARYPASLQRNRQESRMKRQAELLTLQERTCVPRANPPPPLLPPSLPQNLCSNPTQTRTSPTRKVENVSRGHDVSTAINSERGRSPPVPAVRHRVQSQQAPTSSTSTTPPPPPPVLEFIPYVRTDEVFNLDPLESADTPPPHIRTAAPPDPSHRDPLLHPELLRNKHTPRQQEILRGLAQLRQGLLQKQRELETDLNPLLKRHENVLR
- the ccdc66 gene encoding coiled-coil domain-containing protein 66 isoform X4, with amino-acid sequence MNLGDGLLFELENGKPKLILLSHGIEKNPTKLSCRPRAANILSSRQPSCVEEVQGEQRPARQQAGRHKETKSKAGVATISNTGRKSTTLTSSKTNELKGGSIKVEAKVKLDRQKHSTAVSSLRANGKTGQPQNTGTRTGGKVKDTLTSRDTGQKDSVVCLTSEQLQQILNTVQTTSNGQDPPQDQRTQNENQIDSDSGASVNVGREKEKDGGGIDTTGSSQDKESRSSGCLFSWLEEKQSESRAAIDAKKAQWRRELDEQVALKQQQQCSAPGRLQAEEDTESVLSVQSSISHRELPAAVRSSLRLGEVTPMEDVLNVERREEQRRRWLEELDHQREEATERRRREKTEDHELWATHFDSLHRRPPIQTAAPSAPPPAPCNVSDRGEWEPTSSLSLVWEAMSSCGAESVGGASIDMTSGYPTRASHLRTMTALLDPAQIEERERRRLKQLEQQRAIEAQMEERRRQREQEQARRREEEEREERRVALEREMLERRYELDTQRKKEQLSHQAEQPHKDHDDDRHQEILEPSAVTRQGECLEEGSSSASTYRDTAVQTEAAPSLAPTADRVQTPHVSAQFQPPPSLSAAAAPPNSRTRALRTGKENICLTGGGGGGGSGSGGDPYEAFARTERNRKDKRRPEWNTQRPSRQFIPASARYPASLQRNRQESRMKRQAELLTLQERTCVPRANPPPPLLPPSLPQNLCSNPTQTRTSPTRKVENVSRGHDVSTAINSERGRSPPVPAVRHRVQSQQAPTSSTSTTPPPPPPVLEFIPYVRTDEVFNLDPLESADTPPPHIRTAAPPDPSHRDPLLHPELLRNKHTPRQQEILRGLAQLRQGLLQKQRELETDLNPLLKRHENVLR
- the ccdc66 gene encoding coiled-coil domain-containing protein 66 isoform X5 gives rise to the protein MNLGDGLLFELENGKPKLILLSHGIEKNPTKLSCRPRAANILSSRQPSCVEEVQGEQRPARQQAGRHKETKSKAGVATISNTGRKSTTLTSSKTNELKGGSIKVEAKVKLDRQKHSTAVSSLRANGKTGQPQNTGTRTGGKVKDTLTSRDTGQKDSVVCLTSEQLQQILNTVQTTSNGQDPPQDQRTQNVNVGREKEKDGGGIDTTGSSQDKESRSSGCLFSWLEEKQSESRAAIDAKKAQWRRELDEQVALKQQQQCSAPGRLQAEEDTESVLSVQSSISHRELPAAVRSSLRLGEVTPMEDVLNVERREEQRRRWLEELDHQREEATERRRREKVLQRQTEDHELWATHFDSLHRRPPIQTAAPSAPPPAPCNVSDRGEWEPTSSLSLVWEAMSSCGAESVGGASIDMTSGYPTRASHLRTMTALLDPAQIEERERRRLKQLEQQRAIEAQMEERRRQREQEQARRREEEEREERRVALEREMLERRYELDTQRKKEQLSHQAEQPHKDHDDDRHQEILEPSAVTRQGECLEEGSSSASTYRDTAVQTEAAPSLAPTADRVQTPHVSAQFQPPPSLSAAAAPPNSRTRALRTGKENICLTGGGGGGGSGSGGDPYEAFARTERNRKDKRRPEWNTQRPSRQFIPASARYPASLQRNRQESRMKRQAELLTLQERTCVPRANPPPPLLPPSLPQNLCSNPTQTRTSPTRKVENVSRGHDVSTAINSERGRSPPVPAVRHRVQSQQAPTSSTSTTPPPPPPVLEFIPYVRTDEVFNLDPLESADTPPPHIRTAAPPDPSHRDPLLHPELLRNKHTPRQQEILRGLAQLRQGLLQKQRELETDLNPLLKRHENVLR
- the ccdc66 gene encoding coiled-coil domain-containing protein 66 isoform X2, translated to MNLGDGLLFELENGKPKLILLSHGIEKNPTKLSCRPRAANILSSRQPSCVEEVQGEQRPARQQAGRHKETKSKAGVATISNTGRKSTTLTSSKTNELKGGSIKVEAKVKLDRQKHSTAVSSLRANGKTGQPQNTGTRTGGKVKDTLTSRDTGQKDSVVCLTSEQLQQILNTVQTTSNGQDPPQDQRTQNENQIDSDSGASVNVGREKEKDGGGIDTTGSSQDKESRSSGCLFSWLEEKQSESRAAIDAKKAQWRRELDEQVALKQQQQCSAPGRLQAEEDTESVLSVQSSISHRELPAAVRSSLRLGEVTPMEDVLNVERREEQRRRWLEELDHQREEATERRRREKVLQRQTEDHELWATHFDSLHRRPPIQTAAPSAPPPAPCNVSDRGEWEPTSSLSLVWEAMSSCGAESVGGASIDMTSGYPTRASHLRTMTALLDPAQIEERERRRLKQLEQQRAIEAQMEERRRQREQEQARRREEEEREERRVALEREMLERRYELDTQRKKEQLSHQAEQPHKDHDDDRHQEILEPSAVTRQGECLEEGSSSASTYRDTAVQTEAAPSLAPTADRVQTPHVSAQFQPPPSLSAAAAPPNSRTRALRTGKENICLTGGGGGGGSGSGGDPYEAFARTERNRKDKRRPEWNTQRPSRQFIPASARYPASLQRNRQESRMKRQAELLTLQERTCVPRANPPPPLLPPSLPQNLCSNPTQTRTSPTRKVENVSRGHDVSTAINSERGRSPPVPAVRHRVQSQQAPTSSTSTTPPPPPPVLEFIPYVRTDEVFNLDPLESADTPPPHIRTAPPDPSHRDPLLHPELLRNKHTPRQQEILRGLAQLRQGLLQKQRELETDLNPLLKRHENVLR
- the ccdc66 gene encoding coiled-coil domain-containing protein 66 isoform X3, translating into MNLGDGLLFELENGKPKLILLSHGIEKNPTKLSCRPRAANILSSRQPSCVEEVQGEQRPARQQAGRHKETKSKAGVATISNTGRKSTTLTSSKTNELKGGSIKVEAKVKLDRQKHSTAVSSLRANGKTGQPQNTGTRTGGKVKDTLTSRDTGQKDSVVCLTSEQLQQILNTVQTTSNGQDPPQDQRTQNENQIDSDSGASVNVGREKEKDGGGIDTTGSSQDKESRSSGCLFSWLEEKQSESRAAIDAKKAQWRRELDEQVALKQQQQCSAPGRLQAEEDTESVLSVQSSISHRELPAAVRSSLRLGEVTPMEDVLNVERREEQRRRWLEELDHQREEATERRRREKVLQRQTEDHELWATHFDSLHRRPPIQTAAPSAPPPAPCNVSDRGEWEPTSSLSLVWEAMSSCGAESVGGASIDMTSGYPTRASHLRTMTALLDPAQIEERERRRLKQLEQQRAIEAQMEERRRQREQEQARRREEEEREERRVALEREMLERRYELDTQRKKEQLSHQAEQPHKDHDDDRHQEILEPSVTRQGECLEEGSSSASTYRDTAVQTEAAPSLAPTADRVQTPHVSAQFQPPPSLSAAAAPPNSRTRALRTGKENICLTGGGGGGGSGSGGDPYEAFARTERNRKDKRRPEWNTQRPSRQFIPASARYPASLQRNRQESRMKRQAELLTLQERTCVPRANPPPPLLPPSLPQNLCSNPTQTRTSPTRKVENVSRGHDVSTAINSERGRSPPVPAVRHRVQSQQAPTSSTSTTPPPPPPVLEFIPYVRTDEVFNLDPLESADTPPPHIRTAAPPDPSHRDPLLHPELLRNKHTPRQQEILRGLAQLRQGLLQKQRELETDLNPLLKRHENVLR